A DNA window from Sylvia atricapilla isolate bSylAtr1 chromosome 6, bSylAtr1.pri, whole genome shotgun sequence contains the following coding sequences:
- the PRORP gene encoding mitochondrial ribonuclease P catalytic subunit has translation MAFFSQTSLQGFQALLWKCHMFWPVSRCQQLFAASFSIPNRERINCFSFMTSSNTALPVDPKETDVLPTNKRSEIDCKEGKGWDEKTEEIPEEKSHVSSSVGPAKRWSMSHVQLRHKFRNVEPPEKPLQAEEWNKLREDFRSPEIFDEVMLNSMIRCNSPIEVAKSLLSHMAKRNGDIAYNVLIKYLTLCVQQGQVAEIRDVYDIMKVRFKILESGAYNLLIRGLSNSDQWRMALTVLEEAKKIMVPPRTCYESCIKAASRHQEMNLAFELYQEMLAKDVVPTLDVLQSFFDFSRGMKGAELQKQLFGILLYLRENQIYPHKTFMRSIKLWFESIPGENWRGNLTSIKDSGQCPVCKHQLEDSNLTEEEYSNLSERIIKDVIHGTDTFRKTSPKEFEAFQTFVENRLPFDIVIDGLNVSHVKSRKLQCQNLSDAVNSLAKDNARLLVLGRKHMLTNSSNWKRDIMKEMENKADFFFAENISEDDAFLLYATLRSGKHCRFVTRDFLRDHKACLPDTVTRHLFRKWQRGHQIVFFPSARGKTIHFLPAFRYDCVVQTTGDTWHIPYKDVFEEKYSYQVPRKWLCIQQK, from the exons ATGGCATTCTTCTCTCAAACTAGTCTGCAGGGTTTTCAGGCTTTGCTATGGAAATGTCACATGTTCTGGCCTGTTTCAAGATGCCAACAACtgtttgctgcttctttcagcATCCCTAATAGGGAAAGAATTAACTGTTTCAGTTTTATGACGTCTTCCAACACTGCATTACCAGTGGACCCCAAAGAAACCGATGTCTTACCTACCAATAAAAGGTCTGAAATTGAttgcaaagaaggaaaaggatggGACGAGAAGACTGAAGAAATACCTGAAGAGAAATCCCACGTTTCTTCCTCTGTTGGACCTGCAAAGAGATGGTCAATGAGCCATGTTCAGCTGAGGCACAAGTTTCGCAATGTAGAACCTCCAGAAAAACCTTTGCAGGCTGAGGAATGGAACAAACTAAGGGAAGACTTCCGATCGCCTGAAATATTTGACGAGGTGATGCTGAACAGTATGATCAGGTGCAACAGCCCCATTGAGGTGGCCAAGTCCTTGCTGAGCCACATGGCAAAACGTAATGGTGACATTGCATACAATGTGTTGATCAAGTACCTGACACTGTGTGTCCAGCAGGGACAGGTCGCAGAAATCCGTGATGTGTACGACATAATGAAAGTCAGGTTTAAGATTTTAGAAAGTGGGGCTTACAACCTTCTAATCAGGGGGTTGAGTAATTCAGATCAGTGGAGAATGGCCTTGACTGTTTTGGAAGAAGCAAAGAAGATTATGGTTCCCCCACGGACGTGCTACGAATCTTGTATCAAAGCAGCCAGCCGTCACCAAGAAATGAACCTCGCCTTTGAACTCTACCAGGAAATGTTGGCTAAAGATGTGGTCCCAACCTTGGATGTCCTGCAGTCGTTTTTCGACTTCAGCAGGGGTATGAAAGGTGCTGAGTTACAAAAACAGCTCTTTGGTATCCTCTTATATTTGAGAGAGAACCAAATATACCCTCACAAAACATTTATGCGGAGTATAAAGCTATGGTTTGAAAG TATACCAGGAGAGAACTGGAGAGGAAACCTGACCAGCATTAAAGACAG TGGGCAATGCCCAGTTTGCAAGCACCAGCTGGAGGACAGTAACCTCACTGAAGAGGAGTACAGTAATCTCAGTGAGAGGATAATAAAGGATGTGATACACGGAACTGACACTTTCAGAAAGACAAGTCCAAAG gaatTTGAGGCCTTTCAAACATTTGTGGAAAATCGACTTCCTTTTGATATTGTTATTGATGGACTCAATGTTTCCCACGTAAAATCCAGAAAGCTGCAGTGTCAAAAT ctgtctGATGCTGTCAACTCCCTGGCAAAAGACAATGCCCGTTTGCTTGTGCTGGGACGCAAACATATGCTGACAAACTCTTCAAATTGGAAAAGAGATATTATGAAGGAGATGGAGAATAAGGCAGACTTCTTCTTTGCTGAAAATAT CTCTGAAGATGATGCCTTCTTGTTGTATGCCACTCTCCGATCAGGCAAGCACTGCAGGTTTGTTACTAGAGATTTCCTGCGGGATCACAAGGCTTGTCTCCCTGACACTGTGACACGTCACCTGTTCCGCAAGTGGCAGCGTGGGCACCAGATCGTGTTCTTCCCTTCTGCACGAGGAAAGACTATACATTTTTTG CCTGCTTTCCGTTACGACTGTGTGGTTCAGACGACAGGTGATACCTGGCATATTCCCTATAAAGatgtttttgaggaaaaatattcttacCAAGTACCAAGAAAATGGCTCTGCATTC